A portion of the Meriones unguiculatus strain TT.TT164.6M chromosome 11, Bangor_MerUng_6.1, whole genome shotgun sequence genome contains these proteins:
- the G3bp1 gene encoding ras GTPase-activating protein-binding protein 1 yields MVMEKPSPLLVGREFVRQYYTLLNQAPDMLHRFYGKNSSYAHGGLDSNGKPADAVYGQKEIHRKVMSQNFTNCHTKIRHVDAHATLNDGVVVQVMGLLSNNNQALRRFMQTFVLAPEGSVANKFYVHNDIFRYQDEVFGGFVTEPQEESEEEVEEPEERQQTPEVVPDDAGTFYDQTVSNDLEEHLEETVVEPEPEPEPEPEPEPVPDIQEDKPEPALEEAAPEDVQKSASPAPADVAPAQEDLRTFSWASVTSKNLPPSGAVPVTGTPPHVVKVPPSQPRPESKPDSQIPPQRPQRDQRVREQRINIPPQRGPRPIREAGEPGDVEPRRMVRHPDSHQLFIGNLPHEVDKSELKDFFQNYGNVVELRINSGGKLPNFGFVVFDDSEPVQKVLNNRPIMFRGAVRLNVEEKKTRAAREGDRRDNRLRGPGGPRGGPSGGMRGPPRGGMVQKPGFGVGRGITTPRQ; encoded by the exons ATGGTTATGGAGAAGCCTAGTCCCCTGCTGGTCGGGCGGGAGTTTGTGCGACAGTACTACACCTTGCTGAACCAGGCCCCGGACATGCTGCACAG ATTTTATGGAAAGAACTCTTCCTACGCCCACGGGGGCTTGGATTCCAACGGGAAACCAGCAGATGCGGTCTACGGGCAGAAG GAAATCCACAGGAAAGTGATGTCACAAAACTTCACCAACTGCCACACCAAGATCCGCCACGTGGATGCTCACGCCACTCTGAATGATGGGGTGGTGGTCCAAGTGATGGGGCTACTGTCCAACAACAACCAGGCTCTTCGGAGGTTCATGCAGACCTTTGTCCTTGCTCCTGAG GGCTCTGTTGCCAACAAGTTCTATGTTCACAACGACATCTTCAGATACCAAGATGAGGTCTTTGGTGGCTTTGTCACAGAGCCTCAGGAGG AATCTGAGGAAGAAGTAGAAGAACCTGAGGAAAGACAGCAGACACCAGAGGTGGTGCCTGATGACGCCGGTACTTTCTATGATCAGACTGTCAG TAACGACTTGGAGGAACATTTAGAGGAGACTGTTGTGgagccggagccagagccggagccagagccagagccagaaccTGTGCCTGACATCCAAGAGGACAAGCCTGAGCCTGCTTTGGAGGAAGCTGCTCCTGAGGACGTGCAGAAGAGCGCTTCCCCGGCCCCAGCGGATGTGGCCCCAGCACAGGAGGACTTGAGG ACCTTTTCTTGGGCATCTGTGACTAGTAAGAACCTTCCTCCCAGTGGGGCTGTTCCAGTGACGGGGACACCGCCTCATGTGGTCAAGGTGCCACCTTCACAG CCCCGACCAGAATCTAAGCCTGATTCTCAGATTCCACCGCAAAGGCCTCAGAGAGATCAGAGAGTTCGAGAGCAGCGGATCAATATCCCCCCCCAGAGGGGACCCCGGCCAA TCCGAGAGGCTGGTGAACCAGGAGATGTGGAACCTCGAAGGATGGTGAGGCACCCTGACAGTCACCAGCTCTTCATCGGGAACCTGCCACATGAGGTTGACAAGTCGGAACTGAAGGATTTTTTCCAAA ATTATGGGAACGTCGTGGAGCTGCGCATTAACAGTGGCGGGAAGTTACCCAACTTCGGTTTTGTTGTGTTTGATGATTCTGAGCCTGTTCAGAAGGTCCTTAACAATAGG CCTATCATGTTCCGAGGTGCGGTCCGTCTGaatgtggaagagaagaagacTCGAGCTGCCAGGGAAGGTGACCGCAGGGACAACCGCCTTCGGGGACCCGGAGGCCCCCGTGGTGGGCCAAGTGGTGGGATGAGAGGCCCTCCCCGCGGAGGCATGGTGCAGAAACCAGGCTTTGGCGTGGGCAGGGGAATTACAACTCCAAGGCAGTGA